DNA from Pelobacter propionicus DSM 2379:
AAGCTGATCGTTGCCCGGGCGCGCAAGATCCAGCGCTTTCTCTCCCAGCCGTTCTTCGTGGCCGAAGTCTTCACCGGCTCCCCGGGCAAGTACGTGGAGCTGAAGGACACCATCAAGGGTTTTCAGGAGATCGTTTCCGGCAAGCATGACCACCTCCCCGAGCAGGCCTTCTACATGGTCGGTTCCATCGAGGAGGCGGTGGAGAAGGCCGCCAAGCTGGCCGCGGTGTAGGGGGGACCATGCACGGGCACTCACACAGGGGGGTGCCCCTACGGAGATCAACGTATGGCTGAAAAGATGAAGCTTGAGATTATAACACCCTATGCCAAGGTGGTGGATGCCGAGGTGGACGAGGTCATGGCCACCGGTGCGTTGGGCGAATTCGGCGTGCTCCCGGACCATGCCCCTTTCCTGACATCGCTGAAGATCGGCGAGCTCTGCTACAAGAGCAACAGTGTGCTCTCCTGCATGGCGCTGAACTGGGGCTACTTCGAGATCCGTGAAAACAGGATTGTCATTCTGGTGGAGACCGCCGAGCATGCCCATGAGATCGACGTGGAGCGGGCCAGATCTGCCCAGACCCGCGCGGAGCAGGCGCTGAAGACACTGGGGCCGGAGGACAAGCAGTTCAAGGTCTACGAGGCGGCGCTGGAACGCGCCCTGATACGCATGCAGGTGGCAGGAAAGGCAACCAGAAAATAGTGAGGTTTTTTCATGGCATCACTCGTGTGCGCCCTGGCGCGAACTCACTACGCAGCGTCATTTCTTGATGAATAGTGAACGCAAAGAGCTCTTTCGCAGTCTGGCACAACTTTCCAGTATGGGGATATCGGTTGTTGCGGCAATTGCAATCGGTGTCTGGTTCGGACTGACGCTTGACGGCTGGCTCGGGACATCACCCTGGTTCTTTTATCTGTTTCTCTGTATAGGCATTGCAGCCGGCTTCAAGAATATCTATCTGATTGCCAGCAGAGAGGTTCGCCGCGACGATGATGCTACTGCATGAGGAACAGAGTGTCGGGCTTGTCGTCAAAGTAAGTGTGGCACTGCTTCTGCTCTTGTCTCTTTTTGGCCTGCTGTTTTTTTCCACCGAAACCGGACTGGGGGTCTTGGCTGGCGGCGCCATCGGGATAGCAAACTTCCTCTGGATGCACCGCATACTCCGGCGCATCCTGGCGACGCTCCCGAACAACCCGAACAGGCAGGCCATGGTCTGGCTGGTGCTGCGTCTGGTCGTATTGGCAGGTATCCTCTATCCGCTCGTGGTGTCGGGCTCTGTTTCTCTTGCAGGCCTGCTCACGGGGCTCTCCATCATAGTACTGAGCATAGGAAGCCTCTCGTTTCGTGCCGTCCTTACCGCGCGGGGCTAAGCCTGGCACGCAGTTTCCCTTTCCCTCTTTTTCGAATCATGACGACATGGTGTGTTTCGCCCATGATTTCAGGTGCCGGCGTCTGACTCAAGCCGGCTCTCCCCAACTGAACATGCTCCCCATGCAGTTGCCCTCTCTTTTTCCCCTTCCACAGGTCCTAACCATCCATGAACCTACATGTGCAGAGCTGAAGCGCACTGTTTCCGGTATGGCCGGAGCGTGAAGGCTCTCTGGCGGTGATGAGCTTCAACATCGTGGCTGCCCAATCCCTTGGGCGCCAGGGATTGGGATACATGCCCCCGGAGACTCGGCTGAAGCAGTCAGGCTAGCTGACCGCTTGGCCGCTCCCTTCCGCGCCGTGACGCTTGGCGTAATGGCCGGCGACGAGCATGGTAAGCAGGGAGGCGAGGGTCAGCAGTGCGAGGGAGGCAAAGAGCGGGCCGAAGCCGGAACAGGAGATGATCTGCCCCCCCAGGAACGGGCCGAGGAAGAAGCCTCCCTGCATCATAACGATCAGCAGGTTCTGGTTCAGGCCGCGCGCACGGGGAGCCGAGATGTCGAACATCACTGCCGCCTGCAGCGGCATGGATATGCCCCAGCCCAGTCCGCAGAGTCCGGCAAGGGTGAAGAACATCCGGCCGGACGGGGAGAGGGGCAGCAGGGCATAGCAGACAGCCACGGCCAGGAGTCCCGCGCCGCAGAAGAGAAGCTTGCTGTACCTGTCGAACAGCCATCCTCCCGCCACCCTGACCAGAATCATCGCCAGGGTGGCGATGGAGAAGAAGAGGCTGGGTTTGGCGATGCCCAGGCTGCTGCCGAACTGCTTCAGGTAGAAGAAGATGGCGGAGTAACCGCAGAAGAAGAGCAGCGCCGACACAAGCAGCAGGGATATTGCGGGTGAACTCAGGCTGTCGCGCATGCCGGACAGCCCCGGGGACGGCGCCCCCCCCGCCGTTGTTTCCTGCCCGGAACGGGGGAGTAGCAACCCAAGGAGCGGGATCAGCGCCGCTCCTCCTGCCAGGTTCAGCACGGTCCCGAAGGAGGAGGGGGGAAGGCGCGTGAAATCCAACAGCGGCGGTATGATGGCGTAGGGGACCAGCCGAATCAGGGAGACCCAGCCAAAGGCGCGGCCGCTCATCTCCGGGGGGATCAGTTGGACGACCATGGTAATCAGCGCGGTCAGGACGCAGATAAAGCCTGCCCCCTGCAGCAGGCGTGCGGTCACCAGGAGCGGCACCGAGTCGGACTGGCCGATCATGAACAGTGCCGTTGCCAGGACCAGCGAGCCACCGCACAGCCAGCGCCGCGCCGAACCGGGGTGTACCAGGGGCGCGATCAGCGGCTGGATGATCAGGGCCGCCAGGGCGTCGGCGCTGATGATGAAACCGGCGGTTGCCGGACTGATCCCCAGGTGCGCCAGATAGCCTGAGAAGGCGAAGAACAGCGCGGCAATGCCGGTCACCAGCGCGAACTGGAAATTGATCACCAGAAAGGCGGGCGTGAACAGGCCGGCTGGTTTAGGCATGGATTCCCTCCAGGAAACGGACCAGCAGGTTGGCGGCCACGGAACGGCGGTAGTCGGCGCTGCCGCGGATATCGTCCATGGGCGACACGCCTTCGCGCACCAGTGCCGCCGCTGACCGGATTGTGTCCCGGTCCAGGGGCGCGCCGGCCAGTTTCTCCTCCAGCCCGGGGAGCCTGACAACGGTGGGCGCCACGCTCCCCCAGGCAAAACGGGCCTCTTGCACGCAGCCGTCGGGGGAAAGCCTGAACATCCCGGCAAAACTGACCACGGCCACGGCCAAAGCACTGCGCAGACCGACCTTCTGGAAGGTCTGGTGGGGGAAGTCCTCCTCCCGGGGCAGCAGGATGCGGGTGATGACCTCGCCATGGCGCACCTGCGTCCTGCCCGGTCCGGCGACAAAGTCTCCCACGGACAGCCGGCGTGTCCCGTGCCGGGAGGCCAGCTCCAGTTCAGCGCCCAGCAGCTGCAGTGCCGGCAGGGAGTCCCCGGCCGGGGATGCGGTGCTGATGTTGCCCCCCAGGGTGGCCATGTTCCTGATCGCCGGGCCGCCGATGGTGCGGGCGGCCCGGACCAGCAGCTCTGCATGACCCAGGGCCAGCGGGTGGCTGATCAGGCGGGCCAGCGGCGTGGCGGCGCCGATGGAGATTTCCGTTCCCCTGTCATTGATGCCCTGGAGCTCCGGCAGGCCGGCAAGTAGCAGGAGGGGGCGCTGGTTCGGGACCGGCTCTTGGCGCAGCCTGACCAAAAGATCGGTGCCGCCGGCCATGACCATGGCCTGGGGAAAATGCTCCAGATGGGAGAAGAGCTCCTCCAGGGACGAGGGGGAAAGTACGATCCTCATTCTTGTTCCCCTCCGCCGATGTCCGTGGCGGCCCGCTCCACCGCATCCACGATTTTGACATACCCGGTGCAGCGGCAGAGGTTTCCGGAAAGCCCCTCCCTGATCCGCTCCCGCGTCGGCTGTGGCTCCTCACGCAGCAGGGCCAGGGCGGCCAGCTCCATGCCCGGGGTACAGAAGCCGCACTGCACCGCCCCCTCCTCCACGAAGGCCCGCTGAATAGCTCTCCCCACGGGGAGCAGCTCCAGCCCCTCCACGGTGGTGACCCGAGCCCCCTCCAGTTGGGCCACCAGCATCAGGCAGGAGAGGCGGCTTTCGTTATCCACCAGGATGGTGCAGGCGCCGCACTCGCCCGTGCCGCACCCCTCTTTGGTCCCGGTCAGCCCCAGGTCTTCGCGCAGCAGATCCACCACCCGCCGGTCTGCGGGGGCGTCGATCGCCATTGCCCGGCCGTTGAGGATGAACCGTATTGTTTCCCGTGCCTCATTCATGCTTGATGCTCCTCAAGCCATGTCTCGAATCGGGACAGGCATGGAAATTCATCGACGGAACAGACCCTGATGTGGGGGTACTCGCGCATCAGGAGCCGGGCCAGGTCCGTCCCGGGTCCCAGCTCAATCACGGTGTCGATGGCGGCCCGTGCCATGGCCGCCATGCAGAGGTCCCAGCGGACGGTGCTCGCGAGCTGGGCCGACAGTGCCTCCGCCACTCCCTCACGGCTCGTGATCCGCTGTCCGGACAGGCTGGACAGCAGCGGCACGGCGGGAGCCGCGCATTCTCCTTCCAGGATGAACCTGCGCAACGGTTCCACCGCCCCGGCCAGATGGCGGCTGTGGGAGGGAACAGCGACGGGAAGACGAACCAGGGACGGATTTGTCGGGGAAAAATGATCCAGCAGCCGGTGGACCGCGTCGTCGCGGCCGGACAGCACCACCTCGCCGCTGCCGCGGACGATTGCCGTGTCGATCCCCAGTGCTGCCATCATTGCATCGCGCCGCATCCGTCGTTCGGGGACGTCGTCATAACGCCATAGCATCATCGCCCCGCGGCCCGGCCGCAGCTGTGCCGTTGCCAGATCCATCAGGCGCGCCCGTTCCCGGATGATCCGGAGGGTTTCCCGCCGGTTCAGGGCGCCGGCGACGTAACAGGCCGCGACCTCGCCAAGGGAGTAGCCGGCCACCAGGGCCGGCTTCGGAAGCAGGTCGCGGATGGCGTCCCAGGTTGCCAGCTGATAGAGGGCGATGGTAAACTGGGCCCGGCTGTTGGCATAGATCTCGTCTTCTCCGAGGGAGCGCCACCAGGAGCACACATCCTGTCCCAGGAGATCGGAAGCCAGCTGCGACAGTTCGTTATGTCGCGGGTTGCCGAGAAGTTCATCCAGCATGCCGCTTCTCTGCCCGGCTTGGCCGGAACAGAGGAGGGCGATCTTCCCCGTGGTGCTCGTCATGCCGGTTTAGGCGGCGGCCAGGCGTTTGTCGATGAAGTCGATCATCTGCCCCAGGGTTGCCACCGAGTGGGCCTCTTCAGGAGAGAATTCCACGCCGAAGCTGTCCTCCGTCAGCACCAGCAGCTCGGCCAACGCCAGGGAGTCAAGGCGCAGATCGTTTCGCAGGTCAGCCTCGGGTTTCAGGTCCTCCGGGGCCAGCTTGCCCTTCCTCGTCTTCAGAATCAGTTCACAGATTTTCTCGCGTGTTGTCATGGTTCATCTCCTTTGGTGTGAATTTGGTCACTCCCGGGGGAGTGCCAGCGAAGCAATGCCGACCCCCAGCTGACTCCCGCCCCGAATCCGGTCAGCATCAGGTGGTCGCCATGCACTATCCGCCCCGTGCGGATGGTCTCGTCCAGGGCAATGGGGATCGAGGCGGAAGAGGTGTTTCCGATCCGCTCCAGGTTGACGACAAACCGCTCCAGCGGCAGGTCAAGCCGGCCGGCCGCGGCCTCGATGATGCGGCGGTTTGCCTGGTGGGGCACGAACAGGGCGATATCCGTTGGCGTCAATCCCCGCTTGTTCATGGCGCGCATGGCCGAATTGCCCAGGATGCGCATGGCGAAGACGAAAACCTGGTTCCCGTCCATGCGCACGTACTGCAACTGGTCGGCAAGGACTTCCGCCGAGAGCGGCAACCGGCTGCCGCCGGCCGGGACCATGATGGCCTCATGTTCGCTGCCGATGGTGCCCGCATCGGTCGCCAGCAAGCCGAATCCGTCGGGAACCGGCCCGATCACCGCCGCGCCGGCGCCGTCGCCGAACAGGATGACGCTGTCGCAGTCGTCCGGGTTGACGATGCGGGACAGCACCTCCGCGCCGATCAGCAGCACCTTGCGGCTGAATCCGCAGGTGACGGCATGACAGCCGACCACGAGCCCATACACGAAACCGGAGCAGGCGGCAGAAAGGTCGAAACAGATCGCGCCCGGAATCCCCAGGGCGCCCTGGACGAGCGCCGCCGTGGCCGGGGAGGGGTAATCGCCGGATATGGTGGAGACGATGACCATGCCGATCTCCTCCGGAAGGGTATCGGCGGCGGCCAGGGCCCGACGGGCGGCAACGATGGCCAGGTCGGAGCAGGCCTGATGCGGTGCGGCGATGTGGCGTTGGCGGATGCCGGTGCGCTCGAAGATCCACTCCGTGGTGATGCCGAAGCGGCTGGCGAGCTCTTCGTTGGTCAGCAGCTGTTCCGGCAGGCAGACACCGGTTCCCAGGATTCCAGCCCCCGTGGTCATCATACCCCTCCCGGTGCCGGGACTGATTCCCGGTCGTTGCGGATGAATTCCAAAAGCGCCCGTGCCCCGGCGCTGTACAGCCTGATCCCCTCGTAATCCGGCTCCCTGCCGAGGATCCGCTGCATCATGATACCGTCGGCGCCGAACCAGCGCGGAAACAGGCCGCCCAGAAAGAAGCCCCGTTGGCGCAAATCTTCCACGGCCCGGCCGATGGAGGGCAGGGCGGCGGAGATCACCACCTGGAGGCTGACCACTCCCCGCTGCGCGGCACGAAGCAGCAACTCGTCCAGGAACCCGGTCCAGTCGCCGCCGATGGAGCTGACGGCAACCCTCCACATGCCGGCGCCGGTGAACCAGGTGTCGTGACAAACGGTGGTCCCCGTTTCGGGCAGCGTCGCGCGGCCGTGGCGCGGGTTCCTGGGGCGCAGGCGGCCGAGGATGGCCTGGAGCGGCTCCTCGTACCGGTCCGGCAGATAACACTCCTCCTCCGGGTCGGACTGCTCGAAAAACTGCAGCAGGCAGGCCACCCGCTCCGACTCCGGCGCGTGCTCGCGGAACGCGGCCCCGTCCATCTGCTCCAGAGCCAGGGCGCAGTCCGCGAAGCCCGATTTGGCGCAGGCCAACTGGGTGAAAAAGTGGTGGCAGACCGACTCTCCGAAGATGCCGTCACTGCCGGAAGGGGGCAGGTGCTCCGGGCGCAGGAACTGTTGCAGCAGCGACCAGGCCAGATCGCCGTCGCCCCGGCCGGGGACCACCAGCAGGTTGCCCCCTTCCCACAGGCGCGGGTTAGGCGCGCTCGTATAGATGGCAACGTAGCCGGCCGGGAGCCCCTGGCCGTCGAAGGCCAGAAACGAGCTCAGTCTGCCGGCGGCGATTTCAGCCATGACCCCCGCTCCCTGATAGACGTATTTCACCGGATAGGTGTCGCCGTAAATCGAACGGAATACCTCCGCGACCGCATCGGCGCGGGATGCGTCAACCGGTAGTAAGGTATAGGGCGCAGGGCACATGGTCTGACTCCTTTCAGTGGGGTGGTGCTGCTCTTCTGCGGCGGTCCCGGTCTTGCGGGCGTCGGTTCGGTTTCTCCGCAACGGTTGCCGATTGTCGTTTCAGGTTCAGACGATGCCGCCATCCACGACCAGGGACTGGCCGGTGATGTAGGAAGCCCGCGCCGAGGCCAGGAACAGGACCGCCTCGGCCACTTCCTGGGGAGTGCCGCTGCGCCCCAGGGAGGTGGTGCGGACGATGCGTTGCAGCGCCTCCCCCTCCAGGTGCGCGGTCATGTCGGTACGTATCAGGCCGGCCACCACCGCGTTCACCCGGATCCCTAGCGGCCCCAGCTCGCGGGCCAGGGATTTGGTGAAGCTGATGGCGGCGCCCTTGGAGGCGGAGTAGGTGGTCTGGCCGGCCGTTCCCATGAGGGCGGATACGGATGAGACCGTTACGATGGCGCCCCGCTGTTGCCCCAGCATCTTTCTGGCGCCCCATTTGCCGCAGTGAAAGAGGGAGTTCAGGTTTGTCCGCATGACCTCCTCCCAATCCTGTTCGGCCATGGTGACCAGCAGCCCGTCTCTCAGGATGCCGGCGTTGTTGACCAGCACGTCGATGTGCCCCGTCTCTTTCGCGGCCGCATCCATGATGGCGCGGGCTCCTTCGGCCGTGCCCACGTCGGCCTTGATGGCGACCAGGGAGCCTGCCAGGCTCTCGGCCTCCTCCCAGGTAGCCCGTGCGGCCGCATCGTTGTTCAGGTACGCCGCAAACACCCGTGCGCCGTTGCGGGCAAAGGCCAGCGCAATGGCCCGTCCGATCCCGCGGGTGCCGCCGGTGACGACAACGGTCTGGTCCTTGAATTCCATGGCAAACTCCCTGCTGCTATTCATTCAGGCCGGAAAGGGCCGCCAGCACCTTCGACGGTGTCAGCGGGGCATGGTTGACACGGATCCCGCAGGCGTCGGCCAGGGCGTTGGCGATTGCCGGCAGCGGGCCGTTCATGGCCACCTCGCCGATGCCCTTCATGCCGAAGGGGCCGCTCTCCTCGTCGCCCTGGCAGGGGATGGAGACGATCTCCGGCACATCCTGGGCTCCCGGGATCAGATAGCTGCCCAGGTCGTCGCTCAGCACCATCCCCTGGCTGGTCACCAGATCCTCCATCAGGGCGTAGCCCAGACCCTGGGCCACGCCGCCATGGACCTGCTGGTCGAACATGGCCGGGTTGATGACTCCGCCGCCGTCGGTGGTCGCCAGATAGTCCATCACCCGGATCAGGCCGGTGGCCAGGTCCACCTGGATGCGGGCCAAGTGGGCGGCGTAGGCGAAGATCAGGTGGGGGAAGCCGATGAAGAAGCCGGTGGCCGTATCCGGCACATCCCGGCAGACCGGGGCCACGAACTGGTTGATGCAGACCCGGTCCTCGCGGGGCATGAAGCCGGCCAACTGCCGCAGGGGCACTTCCCGCTGGCTTGGGGGGTGGATCACCTTGCCGGGTGCCAGGCGCAGCTCGTCGTCGTTGTCGGTGAACAGCAGCAGCCCGGCCCGGTTGATCAGGCGTGCCTTGAGATCCTGACAGGCTTTGATCAGGGCATTGCCGAAGGTATAGGTGGTCCGGCCGGCGGATGAGGAACCGGAGGGGTAGGCGGTGAGGGTGTCCGGCTGGTGCAGCCGCAAGCTGGAGGCATCCTGTCCCAGGATCTGTCCCGCCATCTGCAGGAAGGCGGCCGAGTTTCCCTGTCCCATGTCCGAGACCCCGTTGTGCACCACGATCTCCCCCTCTGGGGAAAGTTCCACCTTGGCGATGGCCGCGTCGCGCACCTTGCCGCCGTAGCCGGCGGCGTTGAAGATGGCCGCCAGACCGACCCCGCGCCTGGTATGGGGAGGTGCCTGTCGTTTCCACTCCTCCCGCTCGTGCCAGAAGGGATGCTCCTCCAGCAGTTCCAGGCAGCCTGCAATGTTGGTGGATGTGTCCAGGCGCATGCCGGCGCAGTTTCTGTCCCCCCGGACCAGGGCGTTCTTGCGGCGGAGTTGCAGCGGGTCCATGGCCAGCTTTTCCGCCAGCAGGTCCATCATGGACTCGAAGGCGAAGCTGACCTGGCAGACGCCGAAGGCGCGCATGGCGCCGGCCACCGGGTTGTTGGTGAAGACGCATTTTCCCCTGATCAGCGTGTGGGGGATGCGGTAGGGGCCGCCGCTGTGCTCCATGCCCAGCTCCATCACCTCGCCCCCCAGGTGGGCGTAGGCGCCGGTGTCATAGATCAGGTCGCACTGCAGGGCGTGCAGGGTGCCGTCCTCCAAGGCGCCCATGCGGTAGCGCATCCTGCAGCCGTGGCGCCGGTAGCCGGCGGACAGGTTTTCCTCCCTGCTCCACTGCATTCTCACCGGCCTCCCTTCGCTGTGCAGGGCGGCCAGTGCCAGCAGGCACTGCACGGTGGCGCCGTCCTTGCCGCCGAAGCCACCCCCCAGGCTGGGGCTTGTGATGCGGATGCGCTGGAAAGGGATGCCCAGGGCATGGCCCACCTCGAAGCGGTCCCGGAAGGGGGACTGGGTGGAGACGGTCATGCTGATGCCGCCATCCGCTTCCAGCCTGGCGGTGCCGTTCTCCGTCTCCAGGAAAACATGGGCCTGCACCGGGGTGGAGAACTCTCCCTCCACCATCGCGGCGCACTCCCCCAGCGCCGTCTCGGCGTCGCCGGTGCGGATCTCGGCCGCCAGGAGCAGGTTGCTCGCCTGGTCCGGGTGCAGTTGGGGGGCGCCTTCGGCCAGTGCCTCGTCGGGGTCGAACAGCGCCGGAAGCGGCTGGATCTCGGCCCGCACCAGCGTGATGGCCCGGCGCAGGGCAGAGGCACTCTCGGCCAGCACCAGGGCGATGGCGTCTCCGCTGTAGCGGACCAGGTCGTCCACCAGCACCGGCGTGTCCTTATGGATGATGCCGTGGCGGTTCGGCCCGTCTATGTCCCTGGCGGTCAGCACCCTGAGCACGCCGGGCAGGGCCAGGGCCGCCGAAGCATCCAGCGACAGGAGCCTGCCGTGGGGGATGCCGGCCCGCACCGCCCCTGCCCAGACCAGGTTGTCGGGGTAGATGTCGGCGGAGAACAGCTCCCGACCCCTGGCCTTGGCAGGGGCGTCGCCGCGGATCTCCGGCCGGCCTATTTCCAGTTGTCGTTCATCCATGGTCATGACGTTCTACCCCGCGAGCGGATCGCCGCGATCTCAGCGCCCAGAGCCTGGGCAAAGCGGGTCATGACCTCCATCTCCTTGAGGGTGACGCGGATCCAGCCGGGGTAGCGGAACCCGGTCATGGAGCGGACCATCATCCCCCGCTTCATCAGGCGGCGGTACATGAGCATGTCGTTGATTGGCACCCTGATCATCAGGTAGTTGCCTTCTCCGATGACGGTTTCCAGGCCCAGGTCGTCGCACGCCGTGCGCAGATAGGCCCTGGACTCCCGAACCAGGGCGCGGGTCGCGGCGATATGTCCCCCATCGTCGGAAAGTGCCGCCAGGGCGGCCCGCTGGGCCTGCACGTTTACCGAATAGACCACGCTGGTGCGTCGGACCACCTCCACCACCCGGTCGCTCCCTACCAGATAGCCGGTGCGCAGACCGGCCAGGGCGTACATCTTGGAGAAGGTGCGGAATACCACCAGGTTGGGGAAGCGCTCCATCAGGCTGACCCCGTCCGGGTACTCTTCATCCTCCACGAATTCGCGGTAGGCCTCGTCCACCACCACGATCCGCTCGCTTCCCACCCTTTCCAGGAAGTCGGTCAGCAGCTGCCCTGTCCAGTAGCTGCCGGTGGGGTTGTTGGGGTTGCAGACAAAGATGATCTTGGTGCGGTTGTCGATCCTGTCCAGCATCCCCTGGGGATCGAAGGCGTGATCGCGGAGCGGAACCAGGTGCGCCTGGATGCCGGAGAACTCCGCCACCCATTCGTAGACGGCAAAGGTCTTGTCTGCGGTGACGATGTTGTCGCCCGGCTGGCAGAAGGCCTTGATCACCGACGAGATAACCTCGCAGGAACCGTTGCCCACCAGGATGCGCTCGGGGGAGATGCCCAGGCGGTTCCCCAGAGCCTCGCGCAGCTCGAATGAGTCGCCGCTGGGGTAGACGGCGGCCAGCTCCGGGGGGAAGGAGGCGATCTCGCGGCTTGCCGCCGGGGGAGGACCCAGGGGGTTTTCGTTGTTGTTCAGGCGATAGAGCAGGGGGGCGCCGTACTCACGCATCAGCAGGTGGTCGGGCCTGCTGGGGACGTAGGCCTGGAAACAGCGAACATAGTCGGGGACCAGGGTGTCCAGGTTCATGGCTGCCCGTTCCCGCCGGAATGGTCGTACACCACCAGGTCGCCCTGGCCCGCGTCCGGCACCAGCAGGCGCGGCACAAAGCCGGTCTGCTCCAGGGCATCGGCGAAGGCGGTGTCCTCGCTGCGTCCGCTGTTTATTTCGACGATGAAGTTGCCGATCCCCTCCTCACCCAGGAGCTGCAGATGGGCGGACAGGTTGTCGGCCATGTCCCGGCCGGCGCAGAGGGGGCGAATGATAGCCAGGGAGCGGGGGCAGTCCAGTTCCACCGCCAGCACCGAGGCGTCGCGCAAACGGTTGAGGCTGCCGCCCGTTTCCCGTATCTGACGGGGGAGGCAGAGCCGGTCGTACTGCTCGGCCAGGAAGGCGCCCAGGGTCCCGCCGCAGTAGACCACCCCGCCGCTCTCCTCCCTCAGCTGGCGGTAGTAGTAGGTGCAGTGGCTGGCGTCTCCGCTGGAGCCGGCCATCTCCAGGTCCCCCAGGAAATCGAAGAAACGCTCGTGGTCCGGCAGCGGCCCCTGGCGCCGCAGCAACCCCCGCGAGCGGGAGTGGGAGATGCGTCCGAAGGCCTCGTCCATCAGCATGGTCAGGGTGCGGTCTTCCGGGTCGCAGGTGAACAGGTAGGGACCGAACAGTTCTGTGCAGGTTTCCGTCAGCGGCCGCCAGAGTACGCCGCCGACGATCCAGTCGTTACTCATTGCCAAAAGCGCGTTTAAGTGGCCGGCCGCCAGCATGTCGGCCGCCATGCCCGGGCGGGCCAGGAAGAGGGGGGTGAACGGGGAGGCGGAGGCGGTCACCATGGCGGCGAAATGCCGCAGGTCGTCTGCCGTGGGGGAGCTCAGGCGGACCGTGCCGATAAGATCGGCAGGCGGGAGTTCCGCGGCGCCGACTGCCGGGTAGTCCCGGTCGCGGGTCATGCGGATCGCCACCCGTTCGTTGCCGCCAAAGTCCAGGCGCAGGCTGGATACGCTGCGGGCGGCGATCATCGGCCCCAGCATGTCCAGCGATTCCTCGCTGTCATGGCTAACCCGCCAGGTCAGGTTGAAGGCGCGCATGTCCGGGTTGGCGGTGGCGAAGGAGAGGGTGAGGCACAGGCGGTAGCCCTGGTCCTCCAGTTCGATCTCAGCCGTGGAATCCGCGGCTGCCCGGCGGCTGTAGAAGGAGAACAGTTCCTCCACCGCCAGCACCAGCCCGGTGGCTTCCCGGTCGCCATAACCGAAGCCATGCGCCCCGCGCTCGGCGAATTCCATGGCCAGGGGGAGGAAGGGGGCGCTGAAGGGGATGCGGATTGTGGCGCTCTTCTGCCTGCTTGTCTGCTGTTGCATGGATGAGCCTCTCAAATGTTCAGGCGCCTCATAGTTCCTTCCGCCCATGGTCCCGCCTGACCAGCTCCAGCAGGCTGCGGCCACGGCTGGAGTGGACCTTCATGCCGTCGAAGTCCGGATCCACGAAGTGCTTCTGCAGCAGCAGGCCGTCACTGCCGAACCAGGCGGGGAGCAGGCCGCCGAAGCGATAGCCCTGGCTCCGCAGCAGCTCCACGATCCCCCCG
Protein-coding regions in this window:
- a CDS encoding (2Fe-2S)-binding protein, encoding MNEARETIRFILNGRAMAIDAPADRRVVDLLREDLGLTGTKEGCGTGECGACTILVDNESRLSCLMLVAQLEGARVTTVEGLELLPVGRAIQRAFVEEGAVQCGFCTPGMELAALALLREEPQPTRERIREGLSGNLCRCTGYVKIVDAVERAATDIGGGEQE
- a CDS encoding ACP S-malonyltransferase; amino-acid sequence: MTSTTGKIALLCSGQAGQRSGMLDELLGNPRHNELSQLASDLLGQDVCSWWRSLGEDEIYANSRAQFTIALYQLATWDAIRDLLPKPALVAGYSLGEVAACYVAGALNRRETLRIIRERARLMDLATAQLRPGRGAMMLWRYDDVPERRMRRDAMMAALGIDTAIVRGSGEVVLSGRDDAVHRLLDHFSPTNPSLVRLPVAVPSHSRHLAGAVEPLRRFILEGECAAPAVPLLSSLSGQRITSREGVAEALSAQLASTVRWDLCMAAMARAAIDTVIELGPGTDLARLLMREYPHIRVCSVDEFPCLSRFETWLEEHQA
- a CDS encoding MFS transporter; its protein translation is MPKPAGLFTPAFLVINFQFALVTGIAALFFAFSGYLAHLGISPATAGFIISADALAALIIQPLIAPLVHPGSARRWLCGGSLVLATALFMIGQSDSVPLLVTARLLQGAGFICVLTALITMVVQLIPPEMSGRAFGWVSLIRLVPYAIIPPLLDFTRLPPSSFGTVLNLAGGAALIPLLGLLLPRSGQETTAGGAPSPGLSGMRDSLSSPAISLLLVSALLFFCGYSAIFFYLKQFGSSLGIAKPSLFFSIATLAMILVRVAGGWLFDRYSKLLFCGAGLLAVAVCYALLPLSPSGRMFFTLAGLCGLGWGISMPLQAAVMFDISAPRARGLNQNLLIVMMQGGFFLGPFLGGQIISCSGFGPLFASLALLTLASLLTMLVAGHYAKRHGAEGSGQAVS
- a CDS encoding 3-oxoacyl-ACP reductase family protein, giving the protein MEFKDQTVVVTGGTRGIGRAIALAFARNGARVFAAYLNNDAAARATWEEAESLAGSLVAIKADVGTAEGARAIMDAAAKETGHIDVLVNNAGILRDGLLVTMAEQDWEEVMRTNLNSLFHCGKWGARKMLGQQRGAIVTVSSVSALMGTAGQTTYSASKGAAISFTKSLARELGPLGIRVNAVVAGLIRTDMTAHLEGEALQRIVRTTSLGRSGTPQEVAEAVLFLASARASYITGQSLVVDGGIV
- a CDS encoding AtpZ/AtpI family protein; translation: MNSERKELFRSLAQLSSMGISVVAAIAIGVWFGLTLDGWLGTSPWFFYLFLCIGIAAGFKNIYLIASREVRRDDDATA
- a CDS encoding FAD binding domain-containing protein, whose protein sequence is MRIVLSPSSLEELFSHLEHFPQAMVMAGGTDLLVRLRQEPVPNQRPLLLLAGLPELQGINDRGTEISIGAATPLARLISHPLALGHAELLVRAARTIGGPAIRNMATLGGNISTASPAGDSLPALQLLGAELELASRHGTRRLSVGDFVAGPGRTQVRHGEVITRILLPREEDFPHQTFQKVGLRSALAVAVVSFAGMFRLSPDGCVQEARFAWGSVAPTVVRLPGLEEKLAGAPLDRDTIRSAAALVREGVSPMDDIRGSADYRRSVAANLLVRFLEGIHA
- a CDS encoding 3-oxoacyl-ACP synthase III family protein, encoding MMTTGAGILGTGVCLPEQLLTNEELASRFGITTEWIFERTGIRQRHIAAPHQACSDLAIVAARRALAAADTLPEEIGMVIVSTISGDYPSPATAALVQGALGIPGAICFDLSAACSGFVYGLVVGCHAVTCGFSRKVLLIGAEVLSRIVNPDDCDSVILFGDGAGAAVIGPVPDGFGLLATDAGTIGSEHEAIMVPAGGSRLPLSAEVLADQLQYVRMDGNQVFVFAMRILGNSAMRAMNKRGLTPTDIALFVPHQANRRIIEAAAGRLDLPLERFVVNLERIGNTSSASIPIALDETIRTGRIVHGDHLMLTGFGAGVSWGSALLRWHSPGSDQIHTKGDEP
- a CDS encoding F0F1 ATP synthase subunit epsilon: MAEKMKLEIITPYAKVVDAEVDEVMATGALGEFGVLPDHAPFLTSLKIGELCYKSNSVLSCMALNWGYFEIRENRIVILVETAEHAHEIDVERARSAQTRAEQALKTLGPEDKQFKVYEAALERALIRMQVAGKATRK
- a CDS encoding acyl carrier protein, whose protein sequence is MTTREKICELILKTRKGKLAPEDLKPEADLRNDLRLDSLALAELLVLTEDSFGVEFSPEEAHSVATLGQMIDFIDKRLAAA
- a CDS encoding ATP synthase subunit I, which encodes MMLLHEEQSVGLVVKVSVALLLLLSLFGLLFFSTETGLGVLAGGAIGIANFLWMHRILRRILATLPNNPNRQAMVWLVLRLVVLAGILYPLVVSGSVSLAGLLTGLSIIVLSIGSLSFRAVLTARG